The Camelina sativa cultivar DH55 unplaced genomic scaffold, Cs unpScaffold00456, whole genome shotgun sequence genome contains the following window.
atttattacccaattaatgcataattaataggATGCGATTTGTGCGGTCTAATTAATCCTCTttaatgcgggaatctttgaccgggcccgagctgcgagctgagcAGCTCGAAGCATTTCCGCGCTCTCTccctttctccgggcctgatcGGCCGATCAGTAATACGCTCTTGGCCCATTAGACAAACCCGGTTTAGGCCCTTTTGCCTACTGCCCGAGATGACAGATCGTGGGTATAACAATCGGTTCACAATGGGTTTTAATTAATATGGAATCTCAAATCTGCACAAGTTGTGTCATGCTCATGTAGACAGTGCGATTATGAGGTTTAAGCTAGTTATATGCCCATGGTATATTGGTATAGTCTTGTAAATAACCTCAGGGCTTCATGGGAGAGAGTTAATCAcaaaccctttttcaaaaatccaACTACACAtagaaatggagaagaaagctTGGTAAGATAAAAGTATGCCCTTATGCTAGCATGCATGGAAAAGTTGATACATGCGGTTGACATATGTTTATGTGAAAACAAGATTCAGAAGTTGTAGCTTGGTTTTGAGGGTAAAGAAGCGCAAGTGTTATAAGGAGTGTGGTACTATAGAGAAGGCAATGAAAAGATGAGACACGAGTTGGAGATTTACCATATTGAGATTTGAGCTTAAAAATAAACAGCTGCAAGTTATCAATGAGAGAGGTCTCTTGAAATTAATGCAACTAAGAAAAATTAACTTACGAAAAAGCATAGTGATTTAGTTTCCTTTCGGCTCGTTTAGGCCCATCTAATGACGTAAACgaaattaaaacataagaaaGTGTAAGGTACCAAGGTTAATGTGTTGTCGGTTAATTGGTTGACCTAATTGCTGAAATaaggaaataattttgttttggaaggAGAAGgcaagacatatatatagtattgttTATGAATTTGGCGTCCATTCAATTCAATTCACGAAAGtaagaagaatcaaacatgaAATCGATGGAGAAGACTCAAAAACTCCCTACGATCAATCAAGTTGCTTCTTCCGCAAGAAAAGGAatcaaacgaagaagaagagagtttgagaaaatTCATATACCTAACGATATCGTCGAAGATATCATGATAAGGCTTCCGGTGAAATCGCTCATGAGATTCCAAGCTGTGTCAAAACACTGGAGATCTCTGATCACGTCCAAAGATTTCCGAGAAAGATACATGGATCTAGGGCAAAGCAAAGAGTGCAAACTTCTTATTGTCTCTGATTATGTTAAAGATTATGCGGCACGGGAAGCCAATTTCTCTTTAAAAACAGTTGCCTTGGGGACGACGCCAGCTTCTGTGGTAGATGAAACGGCTTTGAAATTTGAGATAGGTACATGGAAACTCTATATATCCCAGAGCTGCGATGGCCTTGTCTGCTTGTACGATATAAACATAGCAGTAAAAGTGGTGAATCCGGCcacaaaaatgtatatagaaCTTCCCTTATCGAGAATTCAACAgatttgtatgaat
Protein-coding sequences here:
- the LOC104773127 gene encoding putative F-box protein At2g02030; amino-acid sequence: MKSMEKTQKLPTINQVASSARKGIKRRRREFEKIHIPNDIVEDIMIRLPVKSLMRFQAVSKHWRSLITSKDFRERYMDLGQSKECKLLIVSDYVKDYAAREANFSLKTVALGTTPASVVDETALKFEIGTWKLYISQSCDGLVCLYDINIAVKVVNPATKMYIELPLSRIQQICMNKHDPDSSVQDPHHVKYPGLSFSQFGFGKDNVTGKYKLVWLYNTFPFFTTTCEVLDLEVKKWRFVDTNSLDHHNIMNNNLSNDQGPVFANGSLYWLTADEDGDPMRNTKIIVFNIHTEIFQVIPMPPFITRDASGDCWSKLELA